The genomic segment GATCGCATGGCCGTGGCCGCCTACGGCGCGACCGCCTTCTGCGACGGCCTGACGCAAGCCATTCGCCGTTCGATCGAACTCGATTGGGCCTTGGGCAAAACGATCGACGACCTCATCCGCACGCGCCGCGCGGTCACGCAGTTTTATCGCAGCGCGCCGCTCCCCGACCTGTCGGAACGGGAACAACTCGAAACGGTGTTGGCCGAAGTCATCGCGCGGCCGACCGATGCCAACGATTCGCACCCGAGTCCGAAGGATCGTTTCCGTTTGGCCGCGGCGCTGGATCCGCGCACCGCGCCGGTTCCCGAAGAGTTCGTGTCGCGCCTGATCGAAGCCGACGCGAAGATGGCCGCCGAACTCGGCACGTCGCTCGATGAGAAAATCACCGCTCGAGCCAAGGCCGTGCTGCACGAGCTCGATGAAGGGATCACGATGTTGTCGCAGATCATCAATCGCAACGACCATCCCGACGCCCGCTACGAGCGCGCTCGCCTTCTGATGGACATGGGAGATTACGCGGGAGTAGTGAAGGACTTGGATGTGCTCCTAAAGCTCGCGCCGGATGCCGGCCCAATCCGCTACATGCGTGCGCGAGCTTACGAAAAGCTCGGCCGCTATGCCGAGGCGATCGCCGATCTGGAGTTGGTGACTAAGTCGCTCGACGAAGAACAGGCGGCGCCGGGAAGTCCCGACGCGTTGGAGACGGAGCAGGTGCGCAATCAGGTGATGCTGAGAACCGCGCAGTGCCTCGCTTCGGCCGAGCGGTTGCCGGAAGCGTCGGCGATGTACGATCGCGTGTTGACGAAGACTCCCAAGTCGCTCGCCGCGCTGATCGGGCGCGGGCGCGTGGCGATCGGCATGAAGGCCGCGGCGAAAGCGTTGGCCGATTTCACCTCGGCCGTCACGCATTGGCCGACCAGCGCCGAAGCTCTGTTGGAGCGGGCCGAACTCTACGCCCGCTGCGGCCGAGCCGAGCAAGCCACGGCCGATCAGCAGGCCGCGGCGGCGATCGATCGCCGCGTGGCCGAGGAGCGCAAGAAGCAGCAGGCGAAGCCGCAAGCGGCAGCACCGCAGCAGACGGCACCGCAGCCGCAAAAGCCGGCGACGAACGGGCAGCCCGCCGCGGCGCAGAAGACGGCAGCTCCACAACCGGCGAAGCCGCACATCGGCCCGCCTGCCGTGTCGCAAGCCGGGCCGCATCTCGTCACCGCGCCGAAGTCGAAGGATCCCAATCCAAATCCCGCCATCGGCCGGCGCGAGTAAGTCCGTCCTTTGAGGCGAGCGGGGAGCCGTCAGGCCCCCGGTTCCGCGCCTTCGTCCGTCTCGTTTGCGCTCGCAGCGAAAATCCTCGGTTAATCTCCCGCCTCGTGTGCGGTTGGTCGCAGAGACGACCGTCTCCCTCACACGTTTCGCGAGATTCCGATCATGGGTTTCTTCTCCGCTTCGCAGCCCGCGGCGCGCCCGCAGCCGCACGATGAGTTCTCAGCCGCGATCGAACAGATCGAGCGCGAGCTCGACGCCGCGTTCGCCGAACTCGACGGCTGGGCCCGACCCGTGCTCGATCGCAACCGCGGCCGGCTCGGCGAGCTGCGCTCGGCGCTTGTCGTCGAGGCGGAGCGGATCTGCAAGTTGGACGCGCTGGCAACACAGAATCCGTCGCCGAGCGCCGCCGACGAGCGACGTCGTGCTCGCGGCGACCTGCTCGGCACGTTCGCCTGGATTCGCGAGCTGGTCTCGATGATCCATTTGGCGAAGCTCGCCGGAGCACCGGCCTCACGCGCCGAAGAGCTCGTGGCCCAGATCGCGGCGGCGGTCGAAAGCATTTCGATCGTGGCCGACGCACGTCGCGAGCAACGTGTCGACTCCGAAGGCGAGCGGGGGACGTTAGTCCCCCGGTAAGTTCGCCTCGGCAAGTCGCATCGCGTTAAGCAGCATCGATGTTACCGGGGGACTTACGTCCCCCGCTCGCCTCAGACCTCACGCCCTCAGTCGCTTCGTCTTCCGATAATACTTCAACCCGGGAAAGAAGAAGCAGGCCGCGGAAACGAGGCCGAACAGCGAGATGCCGAACGGCAAGTCATAGCGCGCCAGGAGCGCCATCGCCGGCGCGCAGGCATAGAGCGCGAGAGCCTGCACGTAGAACCGGCCGCTGAGCATTCCGGCTTTGATGAGAAACACGCTCCCGCTCGCCAGCCCGAGCACGGGACTGAGGCTCAACGTCGGCAGGCCGAGCAGCAGCTCGATCGGGAACAACAGCGCGATCGTCACGATGCTCCCCGCCCAGATGTGCGCGATCTGCCGTTCGATGAACGTCACCGGTCCGCTTCGCCGGCGCAGCGTCCAAAAGATCAACGCCCAAGCTCCCATCGCCGCGATCCAGAGCGCGGCGTACGGCAGCGGCGACGTCACTTGCTGCCAGCGCATCGTGTCGGTTGCGAAGCTGATCGCGAGCAGCACCGCGCTGTGCCACATCCACAGCAAGCCCCAGTTCTCCAACACCACGGCATGGTGCGTCTCCGAGAGCCACCGCGCTAAGACGTGCCCGAACCGGCCGCTGCGCGCCGTGACCGGCTCGTCGTGCAGGAACGCGCGGAGATCATCGGCCAAAGCTTTTGCGCTCGCGTACCGCAAGTCCGGCGGCTTCTGCAGGCAGCGGAGCGTGATCATCTCCAGCACGGCGTCGGCCCGCGGATTGAGCAATCGAGGAGGGAGCGGCTCTTGCTCCAAGACCAGCAGTACCGTCTCCATGGCCGTGGCCCCTTGCAGCGGCGGCCGGCCGGTGAGCATCTGGTAGAGAATCGCGCCGAGGCTGTAGACATCGCTCGCCGGACCGATCCGTCCGCGGCTTCCCGCCGCTTGCTCGGGTGCCATGTAGGTCGGCGTGCCGAGGATCGCGCCGGTGTGCGTGAGCGAGCTGTCGTCTTCGATCCGCTTCGCAAGACCGAAATCGGTAACGAGCGGCCGGCCGTCTTGATCGATCAAGATGTTCGCCGGCTTGAGATCGCGATGTAACACTCCTTGCGCGTGCGCCGCATGCACGGCTTCGCAGATCGGCAATAAGAGAGCAGCCGCTTCGCGCGCCGGCAGCGGACCGGCCGCTAAGCGCTCGGCAAGCGTGCTGCCGGCGACGTATTGCATCGAGAAGTACGGACGACCTTCCGCCTCGCCCACTTCGTATACCGGCACGACATGCGGATGATCGAGCCGCGCGGCCGAGATCGCCTCTTGGCGAAAGCGAACCACTTCCGCCGAATGGAGCGACACGCCGGGACGAAGCATCTTGAGCGCGACGATCCGATCGAGCCCCCGATGCCGGGCCTGATAGACGATCCCCATGCCGCCCCGACCGAGCTCGGAGAGCAGCTCGTATTCACCGAACAAGCGGGGAAAATCGGTGTCGTGACCGCGAACAAGTTCTTCGCGACCGCGGCGAGGAATGTCTTCGGCGATCCGATGCTTGGCCTCCGGCGGCGAAGCGGCTTCGCTTGCGACTGCTTCATTCGAGACGGCGTCGGCCAAGCGATGCGTGAGCAGCATCGCTCCCCAGAGCGAACGCAGCTCCGCGGCCAGCTCCGGATGTCGGCTTGCGGCTGCTTCCACGTCGGGCTCGCCGCCGGTTTGCAAAACCTCGATCAGTTCGTTGACGACGAGCGCGAGTTGCTCGTCGCGGGCCGAAGCGTCGAGCAGCTCCGTCGGCGGCGGTTCGGGAGGTCGGGCCGTCATAGCACGCCCGAGGTCGAAGGATGTTCGTCGAGCAACAGCCGCAACCGGCGCAGAGCGCGGAGGTAGCGCATGCCGGCCGCCGGTTCGCTGAGCCCGAGCGCGAGGGCCGTGTCGTGGTTCGAGAGCTGCTCGATGTGCCTTAGCTCGAGGATCTCACGATCCGCCGGGTCGACCTGCGCGAGCGCTTCGCGAAAGCGCGCTTCCAACTCGCGCTGCAACAGCGCCGCGGCGGGGGTCGGTTCGCGACCGTCGCGCAGTTGCGCCGCAAGATCGAACGCCGATTGATCCGCGTACATCGACCGCGCCGGTGGCGCTTGTTCCCGATCGATGCTGCGCCGCTCGGCGCCCCGATGGCGGCGATGCGCATCGATCATCCGATCGCGCGCAATCTGCCGAAGCCACAGATGAAACGGCATCGGAGCCTGGCGCAGATAGTCGGCCAACCGACGATCGGCTTCGAGCAACGCATCTTGCACGACGTCGCTCACGTCGACCCGGCCTTGGATCCCGCGATCGAGACGCATCGCCACCAGCCGATGCAGCGCGCCGCGGTGTCGGGTCCAAAGTCGTTCGCGCGCCTCGGCATCGCCGGCTTGCGCCGCCGAAAGAAGCTGCTGCGTATCGCGCTCGTCGGGCCACATGCCGTTTATTATGCTCGCGCGCCGCGAATCGCACAATTTCCGATTTATTCACGACGGCCGGTTAAGAGCCGCCGCCGGCTGCGGTTGGATCTCCGGAGGGAGACACGATCATGCGCGCAATCATGCCACATAGCGCGACTCGCAGCCGGCTGAATCGCTTGACGAAAGCGTCGATGATGACGTTCGACACGCTCCGGCTCCCGCTGCTCGGCATCCTCGCGACGGCACTTGTCTACCGGCAACTTCCCGCCTGGGGTGCGATGTGCCTCTGGGCCATGACGCTCTTCTACGGTTTCAAATGGATCACCTATCGGAGCGTCGCGAGTGACAAGAAAGTTTCATGCGGCCGGACGTGGGGTTACTTCTTCGCTTGGCCGGGGCTCGATGCCGAGGCTTTCTTTTCGGATCGCGAGCCGACAAGTCGTCCGACGGGGCGCGATTATGTCGGCGCGGGAACGACGATGCTTGTGGGAGCACTCACGATCGTCGTCGCAGCGCGGATGCGGCTCACAGTTGACCCAGTTGTTGTCGATCCGCTCATTGTCGGTTGGGCGGCGATGATCGGCATCGTCACGATGTTGCACTTCGGTTTGTTTCGGCTGGCGGCGCTGGCTTGGCAATCGGCCGGCGTCGCGGCCGAGCCGATCATGGATCGCCCGCTTGCGGCCGCGTCGGTCGCGGAGTTTTGGGACCGACGCTGGAACAAAGCTTTTCGCGATCTCGCGCATCGCTGGGTCTTCGAGCCGCTGGTGCGCCGCGTAGGGGTCCAGCCGGCGTTCGTCGCCGGCTTCGCATTCTCAGGCCTCGTTCACGACGCCGTCATCTCGCTGCCGGCCCGAGCCGGCTACGGACTGCCGACGCTCTACTTCTTGCTCCAAGCCGGCGCGGTGCTTGCGGCCCGCTCGACAGTCGGGCGGCGATGCGAGCTT from the Planctomycetia bacterium genome contains:
- a CDS encoding membrane bound O-acyl transferase family-domain-containing protein encodes the protein MRAIMPHSATRSRLNRLTKASMMTFDTLRLPLLGILATALVYRQLPAWGAMCLWAMTLFYGFKWITYRSVASDKKVSCGRTWGYFFAWPGLDAEAFFSDREPTSRPTGRDYVGAGTTMLVGALTIVVAARMRLTVDPVVVDPLIVGWAAMIGIVTMLHFGLFRLAALAWQSAGVAAEPIMDRPLAAASVAEFWDRRWNKAFRDLAHRWVFEPLVRRVGVQPAFVAGFAFSGLVHDAVISLPARAGYGLPTLYFLLQAGAVLAARSTVGRRCELQHGLRARLFALLAIVGPLGLLFHQPFVRLVVVPLLEALRLAR
- a CDS encoding tetratricopeptide repeat protein yields the protein DRMAVAAYGATAFCDGLTQAIRRSIELDWALGKTIDDLIRTRRAVTQFYRSAPLPDLSEREQLETVLAEVIARPTDANDSHPSPKDRFRLAAALDPRTAPVPEEFVSRLIEADAKMAAELGTSLDEKITARAKAVLHELDEGITMLSQIINRNDHPDARYERARLLMDMGDYAGVVKDLDVLLKLAPDAGPIRYMRARAYEKLGRYAEAIADLELVTKSLDEEQAAPGSPDALETEQVRNQVMLRTAQCLASAERLPEASAMYDRVLTKTPKSLAALIGRGRVAIGMKAAAKALADFTSAVTHWPTSAEALLERAELYARCGRAEQATADQQAAAAIDRRVAEERKKQQAKPQAAAPQQTAPQPQKPATNGQPAAAQKTAAPQPAKPHIGPPAVSQAGPHLVTAPKSKDPNPNPAIGRRE
- a CDS encoding sigma-70 family RNA polymerase sigma factor; amino-acid sequence: MWPDERDTQQLLSAAQAGDAEARERLWTRHRGALHRLVAMRLDRGIQGRVDVSDVVQDALLEADRRLADYLRQAPMPFHLWLRQIARDRMIDAHRRHRGAERRSIDREQAPPARSMYADQSAFDLAAQLRDGREPTPAAALLQRELEARFREALAQVDPADREILELRHIEQLSNHDTALALGLSEPAAGMRYLRALRRLRLLLDEHPSTSGVL
- a CDS encoding serine/threonine protein kinase — encoded protein: MTARPPEPPPTELLDASARDEQLALVVNELIEVLQTGGEPDVEAAASRHPELAAELRSLWGAMLLTHRLADAVSNEAVASEAASPPEAKHRIAEDIPRRGREELVRGHDTDFPRLFGEYELLSELGRGGMGIVYQARHRGLDRIVALKMLRPGVSLHSAEVVRFRQEAISAARLDHPHVVPVYEVGEAEGRPYFSMQYVAGSTLAERLAAGPLPAREAAALLLPICEAVHAAHAQGVLHRDLKPANILIDQDGRPLVTDFGLAKRIEDDSSLTHTGAILGTPTYMAPEQAAGSRGRIGPASDVYSLGAILYQMLTGRPPLQGATAMETVLLVLEQEPLPPRLLNPRADAVLEMITLRCLQKPPDLRYASAKALADDLRAFLHDEPVTARSGRFGHVLARWLSETHHAVVLENWGLLWMWHSAVLLAISFATDTMRWQQVTSPLPYAALWIAAMGAWALIFWTLRRRSGPVTFIERQIAHIWAGSIVTIALLFPIELLLGLPTLSLSPVLGLASGSVFLIKAGMLSGRFYVQALALYACAPAMALLARYDLPFGISLFGLVSAACFFFPGLKYYRKTKRLRA